The proteins below are encoded in one region of Desulfovermiculus halophilus DSM 18834:
- a CDS encoding universal stress protein, translated as MAQIKKILCAVDFAEYSPQVADYARTLSEAFQAEIHVVYVAPTLAQYVGFQIAPSSIENFVGEIISGAEQTMDAFLNENFGSDQAQGHVLSGYAAEEILAFANEHNVDLIVMGTHGRKGIDRILFGSVAEKVVKAASMPVVTLRPKDVKAAG; from the coding sequence ATGGCCCAGATCAAAAAAATTCTGTGCGCTGTGGACTTTGCCGAGTACAGTCCGCAAGTAGCCGATTACGCCCGGACCCTGAGCGAGGCCTTCCAGGCTGAAATCCATGTTGTCTATGTCGCCCCCACCCTGGCCCAATACGTTGGCTTTCAAATCGCCCCCAGCTCCATTGAGAACTTTGTGGGCGAGATCATCTCCGGGGCGGAACAGACCATGGATGCGTTCCTGAACGAAAACTTCGGCTCTGATCAGGCTCAGGGACACGTGCTTTCCGGCTACGCCGCAGAAGAGATCCTCGCTTTTGCCAATGAACACAACGTGGATCTCATTGTCATGGGCACCCATGGCCGGAAAGGCATTGACCGCATCCTTTTCGGCTCAGTGGCTGAGAAAGTGGTCAAAGCCGCATCCATGCCGGTGGTGACCCTGCGCCCCAAAGACGTCAAGGCTGCCGGCTGA
- a CDS encoding IMP cyclohydrolase has product MDLLPIKRAMLSVTDKTGLTELCTALVQNQTELVSTGGTMRHIQDAGLPVTAVSEVTGFPEILGGRVKTLHPLIHAGILADKDNQEHLETLRRMDILAFDLVCVNLYDFAQALNDQKQDRELVEEIDIGGPTLLRAGAKNFHSLTVLPTPESYAQFEAELEKNRGAVSLEFRRRMAARTFALTAGYDTMIARALGQTDL; this is encoded by the coding sequence ATGGACCTTTTGCCCATCAAGCGGGCCATGCTCAGCGTGACCGACAAAACAGGCCTGACTGAGCTGTGCACAGCCTTGGTTCAGAACCAGACTGAGCTGGTATCCACCGGGGGAACCATGCGCCACATCCAGGATGCCGGGCTTCCGGTGACTGCAGTGAGCGAGGTTACCGGGTTCCCCGAAATCCTCGGAGGCCGGGTCAAGACCCTCCACCCCTTGATCCACGCCGGGATCCTGGCCGACAAGGACAACCAGGAGCACCTGGAGACCCTGCGCAGAATGGATATCCTTGCCTTTGATCTGGTCTGTGTCAACCTGTACGATTTCGCTCAGGCCCTCAACGATCAGAAACAGGACCGGGAGCTGGTCGAGGAAATCGATATTGGTGGCCCCACCCTGCTCCGGGCCGGGGCGAAAAACTTCCACAGCCTGACGGTTCTGCCTACCCCTGAATCCTATGCCCAGTTCGAGGCAGAGCTGGAAAAGAACCGCGGCGCAGTGAGCCTTGAGTTCAGAAGGCGGATGGCGGCCAGAACCTTTGCCCTGACCGCAGGGTACGACACCATGATCGCCCGGGCCCTGGGCCAAACCGATCTGTAA
- a CDS encoding nucleotide sugar dehydrogenase, whose protein sequence is MLKLADFLERKEKIAVVGLGYVGLPLAVALARHFQVIGFDISPVRVQELNQGRDRTGETQARDLLAVDLTCSADPQILGRARLIIVAVPTPIDSNRRPDLGPIQGASATVGRHMAEGTVVVYESTVYPGLTEELCLPMLEEASGLHCGRDFWIGYSPERINPGDKVNTLENIVKVVAGQSEAVTDFLASVYARVVRAGVHRAPSIKVAEAAKVIENTQRDLNIALMNELALIFERMGIDTLDVLEAAGTKWNFLPFRPGLVGGHCIGVDPYYLTFKAEALAYHPQVILAGRRINDNMGEFVAQRVIKNIIQAGNGVHGARIGILGLTFKENVPDLRNTRVIDILRELESFCVRVAVHDPLVDVDEVKAEFGVELTPWEELKELDALILAVPHSWYTQRSAGELLSCLRDPQKAVIADIKGALQPEVIRSFGTTYWRL, encoded by the coding sequence ATGCTCAAGCTGGCCGATTTTCTGGAAAGAAAGGAAAAGATTGCGGTGGTTGGTCTGGGCTATGTGGGCCTTCCCCTGGCCGTGGCTTTGGCCAGGCATTTTCAGGTCATCGGCTTTGACATCTCTCCGGTCAGGGTCCAGGAGCTGAACCAGGGGCGGGACCGAACCGGAGAAACCCAGGCCCGGGATCTGTTGGCAGTTGATCTGACCTGTTCTGCGGATCCGCAAATCCTGGGCCGGGCCCGGCTGATTATCGTGGCCGTGCCCACTCCCATCGACTCCAACCGGCGTCCGGACCTTGGACCGATACAGGGTGCAAGCGCAACTGTGGGCCGGCACATGGCCGAGGGGACTGTTGTGGTCTATGAATCCACTGTCTATCCGGGTTTGACGGAAGAGCTGTGCCTGCCCATGCTGGAGGAGGCTTCGGGGCTGCACTGCGGAAGGGATTTTTGGATCGGGTACTCACCAGAGCGGATCAATCCAGGAGACAAGGTGAATACCCTGGAGAATATCGTCAAGGTCGTGGCCGGGCAAAGCGAGGCGGTCACCGATTTTCTGGCCTCAGTGTATGCCCGGGTTGTTCGGGCCGGGGTGCACAGGGCCCCGAGCATCAAGGTTGCTGAGGCGGCCAAGGTCATTGAGAATACCCAGCGGGACCTGAACATTGCCCTGATGAACGAGCTGGCCCTGATCTTTGAACGGATGGGGATCGATACCCTGGATGTCTTAGAGGCTGCCGGGACCAAATGGAACTTTCTGCCCTTCAGGCCCGGCCTGGTCGGGGGGCACTGCATTGGTGTCGATCCCTACTATCTGACCTTCAAGGCCGAGGCCCTGGCCTATCACCCCCAGGTCATTCTGGCTGGAAGGCGGATCAACGACAACATGGGCGAGTTTGTGGCCCAAAGGGTGATCAAGAACATCATCCAGGCCGGGAATGGTGTCCATGGGGCCAGGATCGGGATCCTGGGCCTGACCTTCAAGGAAAATGTCCCGGATCTGCGCAATACCCGGGTTATCGATATTCTCCGGGAGTTGGAGAGCTTCTGCGTCCGGGTTGCGGTCCACGACCCCCTTGTGGATGTGGATGAGGTCAAAGCAGAGTTCGGAGTGGAGCTGACGCCCTGGGAGGAGCTGAAGGAACTGGATGCCCTGATTCTGGCTGTGCCCCATTCGTGGTATACCCAGCGCTCCGCCGGTGAGCTTCTGAGCTGCCTGCGTGATCCGCAGAAGGCAGTGATCGCCGACATCAAGGGGGCCCTGCAACCGGAGGTCATCCGCAGCTTTGGCACCACCTATTGGCGGCTGTAG
- a CDS encoding type 4a pilus biogenesis protein PilO — MAEPFLLQRWKELSFRRKLVLSCAAGAAAVAAVWFVLFKPQLETIHSLEQDIQQIDQTIARYRAKVRRLPELTKDLEARKREMLYAQTLLPETNADVENLLSSIEKLGNKAGIDFLLFTPSQERRHDFYASRTVTVRFQGTFHNLMRFFNRLSGLDRLVTLESVQLRPVSKNRSQGVSLQADCRLQIYRILSEQEKKDSKNT; from the coding sequence ATGGCTGAGCCCTTTCTGCTCCAACGCTGGAAGGAACTCTCCTTCCGGCGCAAGCTGGTTCTGTCCTGCGCTGCCGGGGCGGCGGCTGTTGCCGCAGTATGGTTCGTTCTGTTCAAGCCCCAGCTGGAAACCATCCACAGCCTGGAGCAGGACATCCAGCAGATTGACCAGACCATAGCCAGATACCGGGCCAAGGTTCGACGGCTGCCCGAGCTGACAAAGGATCTTGAGGCCCGGAAGCGGGAGATGCTGTATGCCCAGACCCTGCTTCCGGAAACAAATGCCGATGTCGAAAACTTGCTCTCGTCTATAGAGAAGCTGGGCAACAAGGCCGGGATAGACTTCCTGCTCTTCACCCCGAGTCAGGAGAGAAGACATGATTTTTATGCATCCAGAACTGTGACTGTCCGATTCCAAGGCACATTCCACAATCTCATGCGTTTTTTCAATCGCCTGTCCGGCCTGGACCGGCTGGTCACATTGGAGTCGGTCCAGCTCAGGCCTGTTTCCAAGAATCGATCCCAGGGCGTTTCCCTGCAGGCGGACTGCCGTCTGCAGATATATCGGATCCTGTCCGAACAGGAAAAAAAGGACTCAAAAAATACGTGA
- a CDS encoding pilus assembly protein PilP, with protein MGVETGKPHRLSPGLGVRIGVCIFAACCTFLCGPDGRAQKATNGTATTAPAWISPPDFSYSPRDRVDPFASFLHSEPKGGEGEDRPERSLTPLEKIAPSQLKLVGILRPAGDGSRLALVELPNGKGYILRPGTTIGQKEGVVTIIQEREVTIEETTTTPWGEEVRHTIVLELQDPAGERHDG; from the coding sequence ATGGGCGTCGAGACAGGAAAACCTCACCGGCTGAGCCCTGGCCTCGGGGTACGGATCGGTGTGTGCATCTTCGCCGCATGCTGCACGTTTCTGTGCGGCCCAGATGGACGGGCCCAAAAGGCAACCAACGGCACTGCAACCACGGCCCCGGCCTGGATCAGCCCCCCTGACTTCAGCTATTCCCCCCGGGACAGGGTGGACCCCTTCGCCTCGTTTCTGCATTCCGAGCCCAAGGGCGGGGAGGGAGAGGATCGGCCGGAACGCTCACTCACGCCTTTGGAAAAGATTGCTCCGTCCCAGCTGAAGCTGGTGGGGATCTTGAGGCCGGCAGGAGACGGAAGCCGGTTGGCATTGGTTGAATTGCCCAACGGCAAAGGGTATATACTGCGCCCGGGAACGACCATCGGACAGAAAGAAGGTGTAGTGACCATAATCCAGGAACGAGAGGTAACCATTGAAGAAACAACAACCACCCCCTGGGGGGAGGAAGTTCGGCACACAATCGTTCTGGAGCTTCAGGACCCGGCAGGAGAGAGGCATGACGGGTAA
- the hflX gene encoding GTPase HflX, with protein sequence MGHTSGLKPSHLKLLQRIFRRRYPSQGGYSSEQAHELAGLSEMTGRQLGLLIDRQGRPSMLLVGDRDQIVIPDLGRQRQSEGRLRGLRLLHTHFGTAGLSQDDLMDLVFLRLDSIAALTVNDHGQPDQLQWAQILPPNPQQKLYQVSPVQPWDRVTTDFTAQAEALESELHKHFAPGRNSTSLERALLISVSTAPKGIQETSLQELADLVHTAGLETVGRLVQRVNAVNPKHILGRGKLAELEVQALQSGAGVLVFDRELAPAQMRNLAELTERKILDRTQVILDIFAQHATSRAGKLQVELAQLDYTLPRLVGRNKALSRLAGGIGGRGPGETKLELDRRRIKDRRTKINKELAKVRDRRGATRNRRDKAGLPIVALVGYTNAGKSTLLNTLTSSRVLTADKLFATLDPVTRRLRFPQDREVILTDTVGFIRSLPASLREAFLATLEELDAADVLVQVADARHPELNQHVEAVQTLLRELGLHGIPRLLVLNKWDLVDFAQRMTLTNRYPDALPVSAQGRYGLRELMQRIGSKLPATEAGSHGQPGTFGLNSEYMHLK encoded by the coding sequence TTGGGTCACACCAGCGGCCTCAAACCAAGCCATCTCAAGCTGCTGCAACGCATATTCCGCCGCCGGTATCCCAGCCAAGGCGGATACAGCAGCGAACAGGCCCATGAACTGGCCGGGCTGAGTGAGATGACCGGCCGCCAGCTTGGACTGCTCATTGATCGCCAGGGACGGCCGAGCATGCTTTTGGTCGGCGACCGGGACCAGATTGTCATTCCGGACCTGGGCCGCCAGCGGCAAAGCGAAGGCCGCCTGCGCGGACTGCGATTGCTGCATACCCATTTCGGGACCGCCGGCCTGTCCCAGGACGACCTCATGGACCTGGTTTTTTTGCGCCTGGACTCCATTGCCGCCTTGACCGTGAACGATCACGGCCAGCCGGATCAGCTCCAGTGGGCCCAGATCCTGCCCCCGAATCCGCAGCAGAAACTGTACCAAGTATCCCCGGTCCAGCCCTGGGACCGGGTGACCACCGACTTCACAGCCCAGGCCGAAGCCCTGGAGTCTGAGCTGCACAAGCACTTTGCTCCAGGCCGGAACTCGACATCTCTGGAGCGCGCCCTGCTCATCAGCGTGAGCACAGCGCCCAAAGGCATACAAGAGACCTCTCTGCAGGAACTGGCGGATCTGGTGCACACTGCTGGGCTGGAGACCGTGGGCCGTCTCGTACAGCGGGTCAATGCGGTCAATCCCAAGCATATCCTGGGACGGGGCAAGCTGGCCGAGCTCGAGGTCCAGGCCCTGCAGTCCGGAGCCGGGGTCCTGGTCTTCGACCGGGAGCTGGCCCCGGCCCAGATGCGGAATCTGGCCGAGCTCACCGAGCGCAAGATTCTGGACCGGACCCAGGTCATCCTGGACATCTTCGCCCAGCATGCCACTAGTCGGGCCGGAAAGCTGCAGGTAGAGCTGGCTCAGCTGGACTATACCCTCCCCCGCCTGGTGGGCAGGAACAAGGCCCTCAGCCGCCTGGCCGGTGGGATAGGCGGCCGGGGCCCCGGAGAGACAAAGCTGGAGCTCGACCGGCGGCGGATAAAGGACCGACGGACCAAGATCAACAAAGAGCTGGCCAAGGTCAGGGACCGGCGGGGTGCAACCCGGAATCGACGGGACAAGGCCGGGCTGCCCATTGTGGCCCTGGTCGGTTATACCAATGCCGGCAAGTCGACCCTGCTCAATACCTTGACCTCCAGCCGGGTTCTGACTGCGGACAAGCTGTTCGCCACCCTGGACCCCGTTACCCGCAGACTGCGCTTTCCTCAGGACCGGGAAGTGATCCTGACCGATACCGTCGGCTTTATCCGCTCCCTGCCGGCTTCGCTCCGGGAAGCCTTCCTGGCCACCCTGGAAGAGCTGGATGCAGCCGATGTTCTAGTCCAGGTGGCCGATGCCCGCCACCCGGAGCTGAACCAGCATGTGGAAGCAGTCCAGACCCTGCTCCGGGAGTTGGGCCTGCATGGCATTCCCCGGCTGCTGGTCCTGAACAAATGGGACCTGGTGGATTTTGCCCAGCGCATGACCTTGACCAACCGCTATCCGGACGCTTTGCCCGTGTCCGCTCAGGGCCGGTATGGGCTGAGAGAGCTTATGCAGCGCATCGGCAGCAAGCTGCCGGCAACGGAGGCTGGGTCCCATGGACAGCCCGGAACTTTTGGCCTGAACAGTGAGTATATGCATCTAAAGTGA
- the pilM gene encoding type IV pilus assembly protein PilM: MKLPWKRNRPPTGLDCGQSWAKLVGFQRTRQGVVLHKIGRMPWTVQDKEKPRQMAEHLGALYSELQIPPGAVITSLAGHSVIIKRLSLPSHQAGDLPDSLPGLAAQHIPFEAQDVCLDYQTLAPHQESGETSVLLVASKKKMVHERQWVMSRAGLETRIIDVDGFALCNCFAFNYPEMQDTPCALLDIGANQSTFCVVHGENPLFIRDAGFGGQQITDRLVHALDLPGTQAESLKWQSPDSLSPEIRTTVEREMQAAFIAWTEEIQRLLHYYAGSLADSAPRPQTLYLSGGGSLHPGLTDILHEYLDFETAFLDPWRQCRVQDSPEFDPGYLQSLGPQYAVAAGLALRGVM; this comes from the coding sequence ATGAAGCTGCCCTGGAAACGGAATAGACCTCCGACCGGTCTGGACTGCGGCCAATCCTGGGCCAAGCTGGTTGGATTCCAGCGGACCAGGCAGGGGGTGGTTTTGCACAAAATCGGCCGCATGCCGTGGACTGTGCAGGACAAGGAGAAGCCCCGGCAGATGGCCGAGCACCTCGGCGCCCTGTACTCCGAGCTGCAGATCCCCCCGGGGGCTGTGATCACTTCATTGGCCGGACATTCAGTGATCATCAAGCGTCTCAGCCTCCCAAGCCATCAGGCCGGGGACTTGCCGGACTCCCTGCCCGGTCTGGCCGCCCAGCATATTCCATTTGAAGCCCAGGACGTCTGCCTGGACTATCAGACCCTGGCCCCGCACCAGGAGAGCGGGGAAACCTCGGTCCTTTTGGTGGCCAGCAAGAAGAAAATGGTCCATGAGCGCCAATGGGTCATGTCCCGGGCCGGGCTTGAAACCCGGATTATCGATGTGGACGGTTTTGCTCTGTGCAACTGCTTTGCCTTCAACTACCCGGAGATGCAGGACACCCCGTGTGCACTTCTGGACATAGGGGCCAATCAGAGCACATTTTGTGTTGTGCACGGCGAAAACCCTTTGTTTATCCGGGATGCGGGGTTCGGCGGACAGCAAATAACCGACCGCCTGGTTCATGCCCTGGACCTTCCAGGCACACAAGCAGAGAGCTTAAAGTGGCAGTCTCCGGACAGCCTGTCTCCTGAGATCCGGACCACCGTGGAACGAGAGATGCAAGCCGCCTTCATCGCCTGGACGGAAGAGATTCAGCGCCTTCTGCACTACTATGCCGGCTCTCTGGCCGACTCCGCTCCCCGGCCCCAGACCCTGTACCTGAGCGGGGGGGGGAGCCTGCACCCAGGATTGACGGATATCCTTCACGAATATCTCGACTTTGAGACCGCATTTCTTGATCCCTGGAGGCAATGCAGGGTCCAGGACTCCCCTGAATTCGATCCCGGCTATCTGCAGAGCCTGGGGCCACAGTATGCAGTCGCCGCCGGCCTTGCCCTGCGTGGAGTGATGTGA
- a CDS encoding type IV pilus secretin PilQ, which produces MTGKQPITHILWPTFTLPFICVFLVLLWAGIGCGVSGPQSSNRLPAGNATGQSGWASRSSSDAGPAASSSFKDTGKDQPQAALSGAVVRFEQQDGRHVAVIPVLPETSITPAYSQKRLKLKLTPHFGLSRPSSISDPLVASMDTDFEAKAHSGSLTISFTRDIQFYISRPKPDTARVIFTPHSQDRSAQPDSLNQTPLRLQAIDFERSGRDLVVSLTASHPFEYQLGSSSDHKLRMLFPGLHVPPRLVKLYRLGKFDSAVRSALLTDTPDGAELILSGIQDPVPVRRQGPRMHLHIPARTAAAAAPSGPDRSLRQPETKASSLTGPDREDSRKRVQLFPGMKEEYTGSPISLDLQDADIEHVLRLISEVAGYDLILDQEVSGTISLKLDSVPWDQALDLVLMQKSLGMVQQGNILRVAPVQTLQKEQEQILKARRSSLQAQKSKQDLAPLHTEYIQINYAKSPDLQKSVQKFLSDRGEISHDAKTNQLIVSDTAQAIDKVRSVVRKLDRAERQVLIEARLVYATDEFQRSMGIKWGGGQSSTHSGGKYVSGIYGSQGGTEPIADPDFSGYAVNLPIQGASTFGLGAFFSKITGNEMYTLDAKLDLGESQGQVNTISSPRVVTLNNQLAEITQGTKIATKNESESGGTTTEYVDATLKLAVTPQITPDNTLILELDISDDSPVTGGEDIETRSLQTRLFVDNDQTVVIGGVQQLNQSNVQDRVPGLARIPLLGWLFKNEYKTRTKRELLIFIRPHILQS; this is translated from the coding sequence ATGACGGGTAAGCAGCCGATAACCCATATTCTCTGGCCAACTTTCACCTTGCCCTTTATCTGTGTATTCCTGGTCCTTCTCTGGGCAGGGATTGGATGCGGGGTCAGTGGACCTCAGAGCTCAAACCGGCTCCCGGCTGGGAACGCAACAGGACAGTCCGGCTGGGCATCCCGGTCCTCTTCAGATGCCGGACCAGCCGCGTCGTCCTCATTTAAGGACACCGGAAAGGATCAGCCCCAGGCCGCCCTTTCCGGTGCCGTGGTCCGCTTCGAACAGCAGGACGGAAGGCACGTTGCAGTTATCCCTGTGCTGCCCGAGACATCCATCACCCCCGCATACAGTCAAAAACGCCTTAAGCTCAAGCTGACCCCCCATTTTGGTCTCAGCCGCCCTTCCTCCATATCCGACCCTCTGGTCGCCTCCATGGACACCGACTTTGAGGCCAAAGCCCATTCAGGCAGCCTGACCATCTCTTTTACCCGGGACATCCAATTCTATATCTCCAGACCTAAGCCGGATACGGCCAGGGTTATCTTTACCCCCCACTCCCAAGACCGATCAGCACAGCCCGACAGTTTGAACCAGACTCCACTCCGACTGCAGGCCATCGACTTTGAGCGTTCCGGCCGGGACCTGGTTGTTTCCCTGACCGCCTCGCACCCCTTTGAGTATCAGCTGGGTTCGAGCTCTGACCACAAGCTGCGCATGCTCTTTCCGGGCCTGCATGTCCCTCCCCGCTTGGTCAAGCTGTACAGGCTGGGCAAGTTCGACTCCGCAGTCCGTTCCGCACTGCTTACGGACACTCCGGATGGTGCTGAGCTCATCCTGTCCGGAATCCAGGATCCGGTCCCGGTTCGCAGACAAGGCCCCAGGATGCACCTGCACATCCCGGCCCGGACTGCGGCCGCCGCTGCCCCCTCCGGCCCGGACCGCAGCCTTCGCCAGCCGGAGACAAAGGCGTCCTCCCTGACCGGCCCGGACCGCGAGGACAGCCGCAAGCGGGTCCAGCTCTTCCCGGGAATGAAGGAGGAGTATACCGGAAGTCCGATCAGCCTGGATCTCCAGGACGCGGATATCGAGCACGTCCTGCGCTTGATATCCGAGGTGGCCGGCTACGACCTGATCCTGGACCAAGAGGTCTCCGGAACCATCTCCCTCAAGCTGGACAGCGTGCCCTGGGATCAGGCCCTGGACCTGGTCCTGATGCAGAAGAGCCTGGGCATGGTCCAGCAGGGCAATATCCTCAGGGTTGCCCCGGTTCAAACCCTGCAGAAAGAGCAGGAGCAGATTCTCAAGGCCCGCCGGTCATCGCTGCAGGCCCAGAAAAGCAAGCAGGATCTGGCCCCTCTGCATACGGAATACATCCAGATCAACTACGCCAAGTCGCCCGACCTGCAAAAGAGTGTGCAGAAGTTTCTCAGCGACCGGGGCGAGATCAGCCACGATGCCAAGACCAATCAGCTCATTGTCTCTGATACGGCCCAGGCTATAGACAAGGTCCGCAGTGTGGTCCGCAAGCTGGACAGAGCCGAGCGCCAGGTCCTGATCGAAGCCAGACTGGTCTACGCCACAGACGAGTTCCAGCGCAGCATGGGGATCAAATGGGGAGGCGGGCAATCCTCCACCCACTCCGGCGGCAAATATGTGTCCGGGATCTACGGCTCACAGGGAGGAACCGAGCCGATTGCCGATCCTGATTTCAGCGGCTACGCCGTCAATCTCCCAATCCAGGGCGCCAGCACATTCGGCCTGGGGGCGTTTTTTTCCAAGATCACGGGCAATGAGATGTACACCTTAGATGCCAAGCTGGATCTGGGCGAGAGCCAGGGCCAGGTCAACACCATCTCCTCCCCCCGGGTGGTGACCCTGAACAACCAGCTGGCTGAGATCACCCAGGGGACCAAGATCGCGACCAAAAACGAGTCCGAGAGCGGAGGGACGACCACAGAGTACGTGGACGCCACCCTCAAGCTGGCGGTGACCCCCCAGATAACCCCGGACAACACCCTGATCCTGGAGCTGGACATCTCCGACGACAGTCCGGTCACCGGCGGGGAAGACATAGAAACCCGCAGCCTGCAGACCAGATTATTCGTGGACAACGATCAGACCGTTGTCATCGGGGGGGTGCAGCAGCTCAATCAATCAAACGTCCAGGACCGGGTGCCCGGCCTGGCCAGGATCCCACTTCTGGGCTGGCTGTTTAAAAACGAATACAAAACGAGAACCAAGCGCGAGCTGCTTATCTTCATCCGGCCGCATATCCTCCAATCCTGA
- a CDS encoding PilN domain-containing protein, giving the protein MLTINLLPHKRHKPKTDSRKQILLGILLLLLLGTAVIQARQMLATKAEHLRQERQDKVVLRKKLQKKLSKITRIQNQLQDLDRRISIIRGIRARQAMPVRYLDVISGHVPEDKIWFESLSMDNKGRITLSGVALDNQVFARYLRNLRGSEYIADVSLQQTQRTSIQNLDLVAFRCSLSAADSPDSGETNG; this is encoded by the coding sequence ATGCTGACCATCAACCTGTTGCCCCATAAACGGCACAAACCAAAGACAGACAGCAGGAAACAGATCCTTCTGGGCATTCTCCTGCTTTTGCTTCTGGGCACGGCAGTCATCCAGGCCAGGCAGATGCTGGCAACCAAAGCAGAGCATCTGCGTCAGGAGAGACAAGACAAGGTCGTTCTGCGCAAGAAGCTGCAGAAGAAGCTTTCAAAGATCACCAGGATACAAAACCAGCTCCAGGACCTGGACCGACGGATCTCCATCATTCGCGGCATCCGGGCCCGGCAGGCCATGCCGGTCAGGTACCTGGACGTCATCTCCGGCCATGTTCCGGAGGACAAGATATGGTTTGAGTCTTTGAGCATGGACAACAAAGGCCGGATCACCCTCAGCGGGGTGGCCCTGGACAATCAGGTCTTCGCTCGTTATCTGCGCAATCTGCGGGGCTCGGAGTACATTGCTGATGTCTCCCTGCAGCAGACCCAGCGCACATCAATACAGAATCTGGATCTGGTCGCCTTCCGGTGCAGCCTGTCAGCTGCCGACTCGCCGGACTCAGGAGAAACCAATGGCTGA
- the rfaE2 gene encoding D-glycero-beta-D-manno-heptose 1-phosphate adenylyltransferase: MQYPAKYIEPSAFQARRGKDFSGTVVFTNGCFDLVHPGHVDYLARARQLGSRLVLGVNSDASVRRLKGPGRPITSELDRVAVLSALECVDHIMLFDQDTPLELIRDISPDILVKGGDWPVQDIVGREHVLARGGQVLSLPMLPGYSTTAIIERILALSRTGETGQNPHLMEPEANGR; encoded by the coding sequence GTGCAGTACCCAGCCAAATACATAGAACCGTCGGCATTTCAGGCCCGCAGGGGCAAGGACTTTTCCGGTACCGTGGTCTTTACCAACGGATGCTTTGATCTTGTGCATCCCGGCCATGTCGACTATCTGGCCCGGGCCAGACAGCTGGGATCCCGCCTGGTACTCGGAGTCAACAGCGATGCATCGGTTCGCAGGCTGAAGGGGCCGGGCCGGCCGATCACCAGCGAGCTGGACCGGGTCGCCGTGCTCTCCGCCCTGGAGTGCGTGGATCACATTATGCTTTTCGACCAGGACACACCCCTGGAGCTGATTCGGGACATCAGCCCGGATATCCTGGTCAAAGGCGGAGACTGGCCGGTCCAAGACATTGTCGGCCGGGAGCATGTCCTGGCCAGGGGGGGACAGGTCCTCAGCCTGCCTATGCTTCCGGGGTATTCAACCACCGCAATCATCGAAAGGATACTCGCCCTTTCGCGAACCGGGGAGACGGGCCAAAACCCCCATTTGATGGAGCCAGAGGCCAACGGGCGTTGA